A window of the Corallococcus soli genome harbors these coding sequences:
- a CDS encoding nSTAND1 domain-containing NTPase: MELLEARLPDEELTRVHGHAASCDDCRTLLATFTPGIQSSGEAPSELREPADTSWEPGLSWTPPDAFDEFRLEAPLGRGGMGVVFLAHDTSLDRRVAVKFIASRQPDARVREHFTTEARALARLQHANIVNVFSVGEVDGHPYIVSEYVVGQSLAELPLPVPWRRVLSLGVGLARGLAAAHRQGVLHRDLKPSNALVTRDGEVKLLDFGLAERFEVGTALASSAQSLVGTLPYLAPELLAGAPATPRSDLFALGLVLHELCTGEVPRRAARGLEAAPPRAGLGPDVDPDFATLITRCLAANPLDRFASAEALCEALERLERISAPAPLSSGNPYRGLAPFEAEHRSLFFGREADIRAVLERLRTQPLVLVAGDSGAGKSSLCRAGVLPRVAAGALDAGREQATVTLWPGHRPLEALAAALAPLLGCKEAELVTALTRTPAWLGPALREAHSRGRGLLLFIDQLEELLTLSDPVQAAHVARLLGELALPSSGVRVLLAVRGDFLTRLCALPGLGEEAERALYILRPLSLEGVREAIVGPARSRGVAFESGELLQALVASTAPGVGSLPLLQFALAELWERRNPEQGRITREALDAMGGVAGALSRHADGVLGRLGRAEYASARRLLLQLVTAEGTRSERGEEELVEASDGTSHAALRALVEGRLLHTRTLGGQPRWEIAHESLIASWGTLRDWLDDDIGQRALRKRVEAASAEWERLMHVSDALWGQRQLEEARLLEPSTLGARERSFLLASRRAVTRERWRRRLAGGVVALAILASGGHRLLAYLVDARLSAEELGTARESLAGGRALAQEARLRREEALALFDNRAPPSMDLKASLDSGGLRKAAERQWTEVLTLRDQSEAAYARATQALDRTLERHRGHGEARQLIAEVTYERILLAEDFHQRRERDAWVRRLEQEADTSKEGAQWLRRLRAPAEVEMETTPPGARVELERYVEDEEGTLRREPVPGVAPLGPTPIARLQLPEGSYVLRFTRPDSVPVELPLLLTHGAREKVRLALPSALPEGHAYVPPGCFLLGRAGPEEVRKFSFSPPMHRRCFNEGYLIGRREVTFGDWMVYLDDLPPEAPARRLLEQPRFGDGGAVTLRRHPGGGWLFTFYRSSETFRTARVGEDFVYPGRTRRSAGDWRGFPLSGVSAQDLEGYFDWLHRTQRLPGARLCTQHEWEYAARGADGRQYPHGDQLQPDDANIDETYDRLPTAFGPDVVGSHPASVSPFGLEDMAGNAYELTRSATPEFGSVVLRGGSWYYDSFVASSADLSPGDPTARDARIGVRVCASFSPE; the protein is encoded by the coding sequence GTGGAGCTCCTCGAGGCGCGGTTGCCGGACGAGGAGCTGACCCGGGTCCATGGGCACGCCGCCAGCTGCGACGACTGCCGGACCCTCCTGGCCACCTTCACCCCCGGCATCCAGTCCTCGGGGGAGGCGCCCTCGGAGCTCCGCGAGCCGGCCGACACCTCGTGGGAGCCGGGGCTCTCCTGGACGCCCCCCGACGCCTTCGACGAGTTCCGCCTTGAAGCGCCCCTCGGGCGGGGCGGAATGGGCGTGGTCTTCCTGGCGCATGACACGTCGTTGGATCGGCGCGTGGCGGTGAAGTTCATTGCCTCCCGTCAGCCCGACGCCCGGGTCCGCGAGCACTTCACGACCGAGGCGCGGGCGCTCGCGCGCCTGCAGCACGCCAACATCGTCAACGTGTTCAGCGTGGGGGAGGTGGACGGCCACCCGTACATCGTCTCCGAGTATGTCGTGGGCCAGAGCCTCGCGGAGCTGCCCCTGCCGGTGCCATGGCGCCGGGTCCTCTCCCTGGGAGTCGGACTGGCCCGGGGGCTCGCGGCGGCGCACCGCCAGGGCGTCCTCCATCGCGACCTCAAGCCCTCCAATGCCCTGGTCACCCGGGACGGGGAGGTGAAGCTGCTCGACTTCGGGCTGGCCGAGCGCTTCGAGGTGGGGACGGCCCTGGCGTCCAGCGCGCAGTCCCTCGTCGGGACACTGCCCTATCTGGCGCCGGAGCTGCTCGCCGGAGCTCCGGCGACGCCTCGGAGCGACCTCTTTGCCCTGGGCCTCGTCCTCCATGAGTTGTGCACGGGCGAGGTGCCCCGGCGCGCGGCCCGAGGGCTGGAGGCGGCTCCTCCTCGCGCCGGGCTCGGGCCGGACGTCGACCCGGACTTCGCCACGCTCATCACGCGGTGCCTCGCGGCCAATCCCCTGGACCGGTTCGCTTCGGCGGAGGCCCTCTGCGAGGCCCTGGAGCGGCTGGAGCGCATCAGCGCGCCCGCGCCGCTCTCCTCCGGCAACCCCTACCGGGGCCTCGCACCCTTCGAGGCCGAGCACCGCTCGCTCTTCTTCGGGCGCGAGGCGGACATCCGCGCCGTGCTCGAGCGCCTGCGCACCCAGCCCCTGGTCCTCGTCGCCGGAGACTCCGGGGCCGGCAAGTCCTCGCTGTGCCGCGCCGGCGTGCTGCCTCGGGTGGCCGCGGGCGCCCTGGACGCGGGGCGTGAGCAGGCCACGGTCACGCTGTGGCCCGGTCACCGCCCGCTCGAGGCGCTGGCCGCCGCGCTCGCGCCGCTGCTCGGATGCAAGGAGGCGGAGCTTGTCACCGCGCTCACGCGGACGCCGGCCTGGCTGGGGCCGGCGCTGCGCGAGGCGCACTCACGCGGGCGGGGCCTGCTGCTCTTCATTGATCAGCTGGAAGAGCTCCTCACCCTCTCCGATCCGGTCCAGGCGGCGCACGTGGCCCGCCTCCTCGGGGAGCTTGCCCTGCCGTCATCGGGGGTGCGCGTGCTGCTGGCGGTGCGCGGCGATTTCCTGACCCGCCTGTGCGCGCTGCCCGGCCTGGGCGAAGAGGCCGAGCGGGCGCTCTACATCCTTCGCCCCCTGTCGCTGGAAGGGGTTCGCGAGGCCATCGTCGGTCCCGCGCGCAGTCGGGGTGTGGCCTTCGAATCCGGTGAACTCCTCCAGGCGCTCGTCGCCTCCACGGCGCCCGGCGTGGGCAGCCTGCCGCTGCTCCAGTTCGCGCTCGCCGAGCTGTGGGAGCGGCGCAATCCGGAGCAGGGTCGCATCACCCGGGAGGCGCTCGACGCGATGGGGGGGGTGGCCGGGGCCCTGTCCCGCCATGCGGACGGGGTGCTCGGGCGGCTGGGGCGCGCCGAGTACGCGTCGGCGCGGCGACTCCTGCTCCAGTTGGTGACGGCGGAGGGGACGCGCAGCGAGCGTGGCGAGGAGGAACTCGTCGAGGCCTCGGACGGGACCTCCCACGCCGCCCTTCGCGCGCTCGTCGAGGGCCGCCTGCTGCACACGCGCACCCTGGGAGGTCAGCCGCGCTGGGAGATCGCCCACGAATCACTCATCGCGAGTTGGGGCACGCTGCGCGACTGGCTGGATGACGACATCGGGCAGCGCGCGCTGCGCAAGCGGGTGGAGGCGGCCAGCGCGGAGTGGGAGCGCCTCATGCACGTCAGCGACGCCCTCTGGGGACAGCGGCAGTTGGAGGAGGCGCGGCTGCTGGAGCCCTCCACCCTGGGCGCGCGCGAGCGTTCCTTCCTCCTGGCTTCCCGCCGCGCCGTGACCCGCGAGCGCTGGAGGCGCCGGCTCGCGGGGGGCGTCGTCGCGCTCGCCATCCTCGCCTCGGGCGGTCATCGGCTGCTGGCGTACCTCGTGGACGCGCGGTTGAGCGCCGAGGAACTTGGCACGGCGCGGGAATCGCTCGCCGGGGGCCGAGCCCTTGCCCAGGAGGCCCGCCTGCGCCGTGAGGAGGCCCTGGCGCTGTTCGACAACCGGGCGCCACCCTCCATGGACCTCAAGGCCTCGCTGGACTCCGGAGGCCTCAGGAAGGCCGCCGAGCGGCAATGGACCGAGGTGCTCACCCTGCGTGACCAGTCCGAGGCGGCCTACGCCCGCGCCACCCAGGCCCTGGACAGGACCCTCGAGCGGCATCGCGGCCATGGGGAAGCGCGCCAGCTCATCGCGGAGGTCACCTACGAACGCATCCTCCTCGCCGAGGACTTCCATCAGCGTCGCGAGCGTGACGCGTGGGTGCGACGCCTGGAGCAGGAGGCGGACACCTCGAAGGAGGGAGCGCAGTGGCTGCGACGGCTCCGGGCCCCGGCTGAAGTCGAAATGGAGACCACCCCTCCAGGGGCTCGGGTCGAACTCGAACGCTACGTCGAGGACGAGGAGGGGACGCTCCGCCGCGAGCCCGTTCCAGGAGTCGCCCCCCTGGGCCCGACCCCCATCGCCCGGCTCCAGCTTCCCGAGGGCTCCTATGTGCTTCGCTTCACGCGGCCGGATTCCGTGCCGGTGGAGTTGCCGCTGCTGCTCACGCACGGGGCCCGCGAGAAGGTCCGCCTCGCGCTCCCCTCCGCGTTGCCTGAAGGTCATGCCTACGTCCCGCCGGGCTGTTTCCTCCTGGGCCGCGCCGGGCCGGAGGAGGTGCGGAAGTTCTCGTTCAGTCCGCCGATGCATCGGCGCTGTTTCAACGAGGGATATCTGATTGGCAGGAGGGAGGTGACGTTCGGGGATTGGATGGTCTACCTCGACGACCTGCCTCCGGAGGCGCCCGCGAGGCGGCTCCTTGAACAACCCCGCTTCGGCGACGGTGGGGCGGTCACGCTGCGGCGGCATCCTGGCGGTGGCTGGCTTTTCACCTTCTATCGTTCGAGCGAGACGTTCCGCACGGCGAGGGTGGGCGAGGATTTTGTCTATCCGGGGCGGACCCGCAGAAGCGCGGGCGATTGGAGAGGGTTTCCCCTGTCTGGTGTCTCCGCCCAGGACCTGGAGGGCTACTTCGACTGGCTCCACCGCACGCAGCGGCTGCCGGGCGCGCGCCTGTGTACCCAGCACGAGTGGGAGTACGCGGCCCGCGGCGCGGATGGGCGGCAATACCCCCATGGCGACCAGTTGCAGCCCGATGACGCCAACATCGATGAAACCTACGACCGGCTGCCCACGGCCTTCGGGCCCGACGTGGTCGGCTCCCACCCCGCATCGGTGAGCCCTTTCGGCTTGGAGGACATGGCTGGCAATGCCTACGAACTCACGCGGTCCGCGACACCGGAGTTCGGGAGCGTCGTCCTGCGGGGAGGCTCCTGGTATTACGACTCCTTCGTAGCCTCGAGCGCGGACCTCTCACCCGGAGACCCCACGGCGCGTGACGCCAGGATCGGCGTGCGCGTCTGTGCTTCGTTCTCTCCTGAGTGA
- a CDS encoding ADYC domain-containing protein: protein MEKFLWVCLLLQLPSLAHAGASASAKPSPMNSAGLVSDAERYARRCQPQSGSRIARPQGTMLWGTKRDWNTEKVAEERSSVLVSADLAPLRRAEAGVTALRLDGGHLVASPAPEAGNAMPGVVGTVLQGTDSDGKPVEVALCAAEPSPEDPGTVFYRIEAWNAVAQEWENPCVAVGRVTHPRALAVGGVWDASGAHQDTPGKLTFACENGAITKCIQWGYKPWERRDGEPLAELHQACTRMARADYCGNGKSHTRQDTTIDLYDRFGLVERGEWDPAKASFEAAWAPDGATCLARTRDGRALATLLQECPNRFQTDAAGTPSEGEGEHCTVRRMNVSPSATVLRNLTFAAPKGAASAAKGP, encoded by the coding sequence ATGGAGAAGTTCCTGTGGGTCTGTCTGTTGCTTCAGCTTCCCTCCCTGGCGCACGCGGGTGCTTCGGCCTCCGCGAAGCCCTCCCCCATGAACTCCGCGGGCCTGGTTTCGGATGCCGAGCGCTACGCGCGCCGCTGCCAGCCGCAGTCCGGCAGCCGCATCGCCAGGCCCCAGGGGACGATGCTGTGGGGCACCAAGCGGGACTGGAACACGGAGAAGGTGGCGGAGGAGCGCAGCAGCGTGCTCGTCTCGGCGGACCTCGCACCCCTGCGTCGGGCGGAGGCGGGGGTGACGGCCCTGCGGCTTGATGGCGGGCACCTGGTCGCCTCCCCCGCTCCGGAGGCTGGGAATGCCATGCCTGGCGTCGTCGGCACCGTGCTGCAAGGGACGGACAGCGACGGCAAGCCCGTGGAGGTGGCCCTCTGCGCCGCCGAACCTTCCCCCGAGGATCCAGGGACGGTCTTCTACCGCATCGAGGCATGGAACGCGGTGGCCCAGGAATGGGAGAACCCCTGCGTCGCCGTGGGCCGCGTGACCCATCCCCGGGCCCTCGCGGTGGGCGGTGTCTGGGATGCCAGTGGGGCCCATCAGGACACCCCGGGCAAGCTCACCTTCGCCTGTGAGAACGGCGCCATCACCAAGTGCATCCAATGGGGCTACAAGCCCTGGGAGCGCCGCGACGGGGAGCCGCTGGCGGAACTCCACCAGGCCTGCACCCGCATGGCGCGCGCGGACTACTGTGGCAATGGCAAGAGCCACACGCGCCAGGACACCACCATCGACCTCTATGACCGGTTCGGCCTCGTCGAGCGGGGGGAGTGGGATCCGGCGAAGGCCTCATTCGAGGCGGCGTGGGCGCCCGACGGCGCCACCTGCCTGGCGCGCACCCGGGACGGCCGCGCGCTGGCGACCCTCCTCCAGGAATGCCCCAACCGCTTCCAGACAGACGCGGCGGGCACTCCCAGCGAGGGGGAAGGGGAGCACTGCACGGTGCGGCGCATGAACGTGAGTCCCAGCGCCACGGTGCTGCGGAACCTGACGTTCGCGGCCCCGAAGGGCGCTGCCTCCGCGGCCAAGGGTCCGTAG
- a CDS encoding transporter, producing the protein MHTRLRLVFLAAVLCASSAWARPYRAMVTRTASTTKSGNLELGLRYQGFFALDLDESQPYQQVSPSLRFGIVDNLEANLYVELLALGLPGEDDFKIAFGDIPLGLQWTFLESSTAALAAYGRVTLPTGPSDEDGILPSLSDGTWDWEGTLVGELRANKDLRFMFNGSYLHQGTRDRDTLPDFDVPDAFQLAVAATYNLDKFTMLGLEVVGRLYFEDVITPVWRDNAAQVEILPMVRHEAFPGLVLEAVAGVAVTEDLREIYQFRVLLGATYEFDLASGPKLPKSKSDLRPPKPTPRRRR; encoded by the coding sequence ATGCACACCCGCCTGCGTCTCGTCTTCCTCGCCGCCGTGCTCTGCGCGTCCAGCGCGTGGGCCCGGCCCTACCGCGCCATGGTGACGCGCACCGCGTCCACCACCAAGAGCGGCAACCTGGAGCTGGGCCTGCGCTACCAGGGCTTCTTCGCGCTCGACCTGGACGAGTCGCAGCCCTACCAGCAGGTCTCACCGAGCCTGCGCTTCGGCATCGTCGACAACCTGGAGGCCAACCTCTACGTGGAGCTGCTCGCGCTGGGGCTGCCCGGAGAAGACGACTTCAAGATCGCCTTCGGTGACATCCCGCTGGGGTTGCAGTGGACGTTCCTGGAGTCCAGCACGGCGGCGCTGGCGGCCTATGGGCGCGTGACGCTGCCCACGGGACCGAGCGACGAGGACGGCATCCTCCCGAGCCTGTCCGATGGCACCTGGGACTGGGAGGGCACCCTCGTCGGTGAGCTGCGCGCGAACAAGGACCTGCGCTTCATGTTCAACGGCAGCTACCTCCACCAGGGCACGCGCGACCGCGACACCCTGCCCGACTTCGACGTCCCGGACGCGTTCCAGCTCGCGGTGGCGGCGACCTACAACCTGGACAAGTTCACGATGCTGGGACTGGAGGTGGTGGGCCGCCTGTACTTCGAGGACGTCATCACCCCCGTCTGGCGGGACAACGCCGCCCAGGTGGAGATCCTCCCCATGGTGCGTCATGAGGCGTTCCCCGGCCTGGTGCTGGAGGCCGTCGCGGGCGTGGCCGTCACCGAGGACCTGCGGGAGATCTACCAGTTCCGCGTCCTGCTCGGCGCCACCTACGAGTTCGACCTCGCCTCGGGGCCGAAGCTGCCGAAGAGCAAGTCGGACCTGCGCCCGCCCAAGCCCACGCCCCGTCGCCGCCGCTGA
- a CDS encoding alpha/beta fold hydrolase translates to MAEITHRTVKTHGIHLHLAEAGQGPLVLLLHGWPESWYSWRHQLSALADAGYHAVAPDVRGYGQSDKPQEIEAYSMKHLLGDFVGLLDALGEKTAVVVGHDWGAAMAWTCAALHPDRFRAVVGMSVPHMGRTPLPPTQLFKHVFGEKWFYILYFQEPGVAEAEFEADIPKSVRLILAGVPSFDPQSPVVQARKPGDGFLTGVAAPETLPSWLTEEDIAYFAKELEGSGFRSGLNRYRNMDRDWAELPELATVKIEQPALFLIGEKDPGRAFAPIDPMKALVPNLQEPLVIPGAGHWIQQERAEEVNAALLAFLKALPA, encoded by the coding sequence ATGGCTGAGATCACGCACCGCACGGTCAAGACCCACGGCATCCACCTGCACCTCGCGGAGGCGGGACAAGGCCCCCTCGTCCTGCTGCTCCATGGATGGCCGGAGTCCTGGTACTCGTGGCGCCACCAGCTCTCAGCGCTGGCGGACGCGGGCTACCACGCCGTCGCGCCCGACGTGCGCGGCTACGGGCAGAGCGACAAGCCCCAGGAGATCGAGGCCTACAGCATGAAGCACCTGCTGGGGGACTTCGTGGGCCTGCTCGACGCGCTGGGGGAGAAGACGGCGGTGGTGGTCGGCCATGACTGGGGCGCGGCGATGGCGTGGACGTGCGCCGCGCTCCACCCCGACCGCTTTCGCGCGGTCGTCGGCATGAGCGTCCCGCACATGGGCCGCACGCCGCTGCCGCCGACCCAGCTCTTCAAGCACGTCTTCGGCGAGAAGTGGTTCTACATCCTGTACTTCCAGGAGCCCGGGGTCGCCGAGGCGGAGTTCGAAGCGGACATCCCGAAGTCGGTGCGCCTGATCCTCGCTGGCGTTCCCAGCTTTGATCCCCAGTCACCGGTGGTGCAGGCCCGGAAGCCGGGCGACGGGTTCCTCACCGGGGTGGCCGCTCCCGAAACGCTGCCGTCCTGGCTCACGGAAGAAGACATCGCGTACTTCGCGAAGGAGCTTGAGGGCAGCGGCTTCCGGAGTGGCCTCAACCGCTACCGCAACATGGATCGCGACTGGGCGGAGCTGCCGGAGCTGGCCACGGTGAAGATTGAACAGCCCGCGCTCTTCCTCATTGGAGAGAAGGACCCCGGACGTGCATTCGCCCCCATCGATCCCATGAAGGCGCTGGTGCCCAACCTCCAGGAGCCGCTCGTCATCCCGGGCGCGGGCCATTGGATCCAGCAGGAGCGCGCCGAGGAAGTGAACGCCGCGCTGCTGGCCTTCCTGAAGGCCCTGCCCGCCTGA
- a CDS encoding glutathione peroxidase: MSHGLYDIPLTAIDGTAKTLGQYKGKVLLVVNVASKCGLTPQYEGLEKLYEQKHAQGLEVLGFPANDFLGQEPGSEAEIQEFCSLTYAVKFPLFSKVTVVGEKKHPLYHALTNALPDATGEGPMRAKLKGYGLEANPKPEVQWNFEKFLIDREGRVAARFAPDVTPDDPRIVQAIDAALAKQA, translated from the coding sequence ATGAGCCACGGCCTCTACGACATCCCCCTCACCGCCATTGACGGCACCGCGAAGACCCTGGGCCAGTACAAGGGCAAGGTCCTGCTGGTGGTGAACGTCGCCTCCAAGTGCGGGCTGACCCCGCAGTACGAGGGGCTGGAGAAGCTCTACGAGCAGAAGCACGCGCAGGGCCTGGAGGTGCTCGGCTTCCCCGCCAACGACTTCCTGGGCCAGGAGCCGGGCAGCGAGGCGGAGATCCAGGAGTTCTGCAGCCTGACCTACGCCGTGAAGTTCCCGCTGTTCTCCAAGGTCACGGTGGTGGGCGAGAAGAAGCACCCGCTCTACCACGCGCTCACGAACGCCCTGCCGGATGCCACGGGAGAAGGCCCCATGCGCGCGAAGCTCAAGGGCTACGGCCTCGAAGCCAATCCGAAGCCGGAGGTGCAGTGGAACTTCGAGAAGTTCCTCATCGACCGGGAGGGTCGCGTCGCGGCCCGCTTCGCCCCGGACGTGACGCCGGACGATCCGCGGATCGTCCAGGCCATTGACGCGGCGCTGGCGAAGCAGGCCTGA
- a CDS encoding sigma-70 family RNA polymerase sigma factor, whose translation MRQVSQCVATFLKHTPVRFAPPTDAEAAALDTLLLRAWEDACAQWPTVKLSPGQFVIHVAERLPKVSPDSPIAQLLTKLSLAELYLTCGCLQGLASAQEAFEKSYLAKLPGKLRGLRQPDAMIDDVCQITRVKLLVATPESAPRIGEYTGRGALLSWVLVTAGRIANKLRAAEKPASEDSAEEVLKMLPGQGIDPELDVMKRRHHAEFRQAVHEAASTLSADERHLLRLHFADQLSTYELASLFRVNQSTVSRWLKSARLRVYEETRRRLQERLGLSTLGFKSFLAFIDSQLDMNISQILEEKG comes from the coding sequence ATGAGACAGGTGTCCCAGTGCGTCGCGACGTTTCTCAAACACACCCCGGTGCGCTTCGCCCCTCCTACGGATGCAGAGGCCGCGGCGCTCGATACGCTGCTGCTCCGCGCCTGGGAGGATGCTTGCGCGCAGTGGCCCACCGTCAAGCTCTCCCCCGGTCAATTCGTGATCCACGTCGCCGAACGATTGCCCAAGGTGAGTCCAGACAGCCCCATCGCGCAGCTTCTCACGAAGCTGTCCCTGGCGGAACTCTACCTCACGTGTGGATGTCTTCAGGGGCTGGCCTCCGCCCAGGAGGCCTTCGAGAAGAGCTACCTCGCGAAGCTGCCAGGCAAGCTGCGGGGTCTCAGACAACCCGACGCGATGATCGACGACGTGTGTCAAATCACGCGGGTGAAGTTGCTGGTCGCCACCCCGGAGAGCGCTCCCAGGATCGGTGAGTACACGGGGCGCGGCGCGCTGTTGAGCTGGGTGCTCGTCACCGCCGGGCGCATCGCCAACAAGCTGCGGGCCGCGGAGAAGCCCGCGTCCGAGGACAGCGCGGAAGAGGTCCTCAAGATGCTGCCAGGGCAGGGGATCGATCCGGAGCTGGATGTCATGAAGCGGCGGCACCATGCAGAATTCCGACAGGCCGTGCATGAAGCCGCCTCCACGCTCTCCGCCGACGAGCGCCACCTGCTGCGCCTCCACTTCGCGGATCAACTCTCCACGTACGAACTGGCCTCGCTCTTTCGCGTCAATCAATCCACCGTCTCCCGCTGGTTGAAGAGTGCACGGCTGCGGGTCTACGAGGAGACCCGGCGCCGCCTTCAAGAACGGCTGGGCCTCTCCACCCTGGGCTTCAAGAGCTTCCTGGCGTTCATCGACAGTCAACTGGACATGAACATCAGCCAGATACTGGAGGAGAAGGGTTGA